In the Methanoculleus taiwanensis genome, ATTGAACGTCTCGAGCACCGCCGTCACGGCTTTCGACATGGTGAGGAGGATCTCAAAAAGGAAGACGAAAATACCGACCATCGCCCCGTGCATGGGGATGAGCAGCACCACGAACCCCTTCACGAGCATATCGCGCTTGCGCCGCAGGAGAACCTGCTCAAGCATCGACGAGCCGACGATCTTGCCGATCCTGTCGGCGGATCCGCCGAGAGAGACTGCATCGCGGAAGATGTTCATGTACTTGTAGATGAGATTGCTCCCGGTCTCGCCGATGAACCGCTTCCAGCTCCCCCCCTCGTCGATGCCGAGGTTGAGCTTCGAGGTGACGGAGTTGATGAACGGTTCGAGGTTCGTTAAGGATTTCTTGTCGATCTCCTGCAGGGCGTCCGCGGTCGTGATCCCTTTCCCGCCCATGACCGACCCGAGGCTCCGGATAAACGTGGAGAAATCCTCGTCGCGGTTAACGACATTGTCGTCGTCGATGTACCCGATGATCCCGAGCGGCATGATGAGCAGCCCTACGAGCAAGAAGATGACGCCTGCGTTCACGCCGATGATGATCAGGATCAGGCATATCGCCGCCACCACGGGAAGAACCATCCGCTCCATGCGTCGTATCGTCGCCTGCTCCCGCGAGCAGACATCGGCGAGACCGTGGGTCTTCTGATCGTCGGGAACCGCCTTGTACATGATCGCGAGCCCGAACCCGGATATGGCGACGATGATCATATACGAGGTGTTGAGCGCCGACTCGATCCCGTCGGGAGCGTAGATCGCGACCGAGATCATGATGATGATCGCAACGAGCGTGCCGGAGAGGAGCATCGCAAGGTAGGCATCTCCCCATTTCTTTAACATCTCGACACCCTGCTCGAAGGTGTTCCGGTAGATCTCCCGAACCGTCGAGAGTTCGGTCCCGATGAAGTCGTCGTCGGGAACACCCGAGTCGATGGAGTTTGCGTAGCGGTTGAGCATGCTCTGGAGCGTCTCGTTCCTGCACTTCTCGGCGATGACGCGGAGCCCGTCCGCATAACTGTACCCCCACCCCTTCACGAGGCGCTCGACCTTCGCGATGTACCGGGTCGGGACGTACTCGAACCGTTCTGCCGTATAGCCGAAGATCTCGGGACGGGTGACCGACGCCGTGGTGATCGCCGCCATGTAGGTGTACATGAAGAGGAGGTCCTGCCCCATCTTCTTGTTCTCAAGAAGCCTCTCCTGCAGGCTCCCGAGGGATTTGAGCTGATCCTCAAACGGCAGCTGGCCTTTGTTCGCCTCACGGAGCCGGTCGGTGACGTCCTCGAACATCTCATACCTCGATGGTGAGCAGTCCCTGCTTCTTGATCTTCGTGGTCATATGGAAGAGATCCCAGAACTGGGTGTACCCCGCCTTATGCAGCCGTTCGAGGA is a window encoding:
- the flaJ gene encoding archaellar assembly protein FlaJ; this translates as MFEDVTDRLREANKGQLPFEDQLKSLGSLQERLLENKKMGQDLLFMYTYMAAITTASVTRPEIFGYTAERFEYVPTRYIAKVERLVKGWGYSYADGLRVIAEKCRNETLQSMLNRYANSIDSGVPDDDFIGTELSTVREIYRNTFEQGVEMLKKWGDAYLAMLLSGTLVAIIIMISVAIYAPDGIESALNTSYMIIVAISGFGLAIMYKAVPDDQKTHGLADVCSREQATIRRMERMVLPVVAAICLILIIIGVNAGVIFLLVGLLIMPLGIIGYIDDDNVVNRDEDFSTFIRSLGSVMGGKGITTADALQEIDKKSLTNLEPFINSVTSKLNLGIDEGGSWKRFIGETGSNLIYKYMNIFRDAVSLGGSADRIGKIVGSSMLEQVLLRRKRDMLVKGFVVLLIPMHGAMVGIFVFLFEILLTMSKAVTAVLETFNEATSALSGSSSSISGSMAGAMNFFTDFPEAEMSTYVVTICVLLTISNTLAGKIVAGGDRYMYYFFGSLLCTITGIIFVIAPILVGIFFNIPTFGAV